A genomic window from Leptolyngbya sp. BL0902 includes:
- a CDS encoding ABC transporter permease: MAESPLPSPISPDWGSRLAQALSPRRWLGPVAMLGPAGLWLLLLLVIPTLLILEISLVPGLRLGQPAGGYGLGNYLQILEPVYLRVMGRSLAFALGTTLLCLGLGFPVAYWLALMSPKPWRNLLVVAFVLPLWTSSLLRAYAWITILRPSGVLNTLFGVFGLPSQNWLNTPTAVLIGLTYSLLPYMVLILYAALEKLDTRLLEAAADLGANPPQRFWKITVPQTLPGIAAGCLLVFIAALGDFVVPTLLGGASSMNISRLIYNQFLGPTRAWGFGSALSMVLILAVSLAIALLLKYGDRSTVTETSQ, translated from the coding sequence ATGGCCGAATCCCCCCTGCCGTCACCGATCTCCCCGGACTGGGGATCGCGCCTTGCCCAAGCTCTCTCGCCTCGGCGTTGGCTGGGGCCAGTGGCCATGCTGGGGCCAGCGGGGCTGTGGTTGCTGCTGCTGTTGGTGATTCCTACCCTTCTGATCCTCGAAATTAGCCTGGTGCCCGGTCTGCGGCTGGGCCAACCCGCCGGGGGCTATGGCCTGGGCAACTATCTCCAAATTTTGGAGCCCGTTTACCTGCGGGTGATGGGCCGATCCCTCGCCTTTGCCCTGGGGACAACTCTGCTGTGCCTGGGGCTAGGCTTTCCGGTGGCCTACTGGCTGGCGCTGATGTCGCCCAAACCCTGGCGTAATCTGCTGGTGGTGGCCTTTGTCTTGCCCCTGTGGACGTCTTCCCTGCTGCGGGCCTACGCCTGGATTACTATCCTCCGCCCCAGCGGCGTACTGAATACCCTCTTCGGTGTCTTTGGTTTGCCCAGCCAAAACTGGCTGAATACGCCCACCGCCGTGCTGATTGGCCTTACCTACAGCCTTCTGCCCTACATGGTGCTCATCCTCTACGCCGCCCTCGAAAAGCTAGATACCCGCCTGCTGGAAGCTGCTGCCGACCTCGGAGCCAATCCCCCGCAGCGATTTTGGAAAATCACCGTCCCCCAAACCCTCCCCGGCATTGCGGCGGGGTGCCTGCTGGTGTTCATCGCCGCCCTGGGGGATTTTGTCGTTCCCACCCTGCTCGGTGGCGCGTCTTCCATGAACATCAGCCGCCTGATCTACAACCAATTCCTCGGCCCCACCCGTGCCTGGGGATTTGGCTCTGCCCTCAGCATGGTGCTGATCC
- a CDS encoding spermidine/putrescine ABC transporter substrate-binding protein, translated as MPPTPPPARRPRVHWSRRRFLQRSAAVVAGISMANCRQNLTRPPATGGSDPNTLHIYTWANYVDDGLMAAFTERTGIRVVVDIFDSNEVMLTRMQAGGGAAYSLLYPSDYMVSEMVGAGLLSAIDHSRLVGLENLKRQWQNPAYDPGNAHSIPFNWGTTGLLYNRDFTPGSPTDWVFLWDNQDALSRRITLLDDMRETLGVALKVLGYSYNTTDPAQIEAAYGKLRELQPHIAAFKTTGFENEILAGDLSIAMAYSSDAIALTLEDERLDYVIPASGTSLWTDTLVIPTSAPNVDAAYQWINFLLEPEVAKAAVERLLFATANQAAFDLLPDEIRNNDHLYPPDEVLDRSEGIQSIDTASNDLFDRFWTEITSA; from the coding sequence GTGCCCCCAACGCCACCACCCGCCCGTCGCCCTAGAGTGCACTGGAGCCGTCGTCGATTTCTACAGCGATCAGCGGCAGTGGTGGCCGGGATATCCATGGCCAACTGTCGGCAAAACCTGACGCGCCCCCCGGCGACGGGAGGGAGCGATCCCAATACCCTCCACATCTATACCTGGGCTAACTATGTGGACGACGGGCTCATGGCCGCCTTCACCGAACGCACCGGAATTCGGGTGGTGGTGGATATTTTTGACTCCAACGAAGTCATGCTGACTAGAATGCAGGCCGGGGGTGGTGCCGCCTATAGCCTGCTCTACCCCTCCGACTATATGGTGTCGGAAATGGTGGGGGCGGGATTGCTATCGGCCATCGATCATTCTCGGCTGGTGGGCCTCGAAAACCTCAAAAGGCAGTGGCAAAACCCCGCCTACGACCCCGGTAACGCCCACAGCATTCCCTTCAACTGGGGCACCACCGGGCTGCTCTACAACCGCGACTTCACCCCCGGATCCCCCACCGACTGGGTCTTTCTGTGGGATAACCAAGATGCCCTCTCCCGCCGCATCACCCTGCTCGACGATATGCGCGAAACCCTGGGGGTGGCGTTGAAGGTGTTGGGCTATTCCTACAACACCACCGATCCAGCCCAGATTGAGGCGGCCTATGGCAAACTGCGCGAGCTTCAGCCCCACATTGCCGCCTTCAAAACCACGGGCTTTGAGAACGAAATTTTGGCGGGGGATCTGTCCATCGCCATGGCCTACTCCAGCGATGCCATTGCCCTCACCCTAGAAGACGAGCGGCTGGACTATGTCATCCCCGCTAGCGGCACCTCCCTGTGGACAGACACCCTCGTCATTCCCACCTCTGCGCCCAACGTGGACGCCGCCTACCAGTGGATCAACTTTTTGCTAGAGCCAGAGGTGGCCAAGGCCGCTGTGGAGCGACTGCTGTTTGCCACCGCCAACCAAGCCGCCTTTGACCTGCTGCCCGACGAAATTCGCAATAACGATCACCTCTATCCCCCCGATGAGGTGCTAGACCGCAGCGAAGGCATCCAATCCATCGACACCGCCAGCAACGATCTCTTCGACCGCTTTTGGACAGAGATTACCAGCGCCTAG